A genomic region of Papaver somniferum cultivar HN1 chromosome 7, ASM357369v1, whole genome shotgun sequence contains the following coding sequences:
- the LOC113295682 gene encoding uncharacterized protein LOC113295682 gives MRKSFLKDILADDLRASKKKKTASDVIDLLRMEYGVDLTYSQAYHGIYPVAFGIVESENCDSYEWFLTNSKGIIREDRPLTIISDRGIGLLKHVPVVFPKAFHSYCLYHMKGNIPVPKGKSRQTAVKLFEECYTALTKEKFYVVAKSMSNLKLDSVVAWMMKIPFENWAAHAFLGERWGENTSNIVESFNNVIKHDKPLPALELVDVICAKVMEQNYKRLVESNKWTTRITPLMKDRFNRRINDCRSYKFRRTSEKIGNDEPYNYISPYYTSDYYRRLYSRPIYPIPDSEKLPGINEKGYIFPLIGGREQAGRPKGVRYRGSREKVRKKRKCGQCGMLTFHNRRTCRGSPLAPRAPTFRKESHSMIINFLKRMLF, from the exons ATGAGAAAATCGTTTTTGAAGGATATATTGGCAGATGATTTACGAGcatctaagaagaagaagactgctTCTGATGTTATAGATTTACTCCGAATGGAATATGGAGTTGACCTCACGTATAGTCAGGCATACCACG GGATCTATCCAGTTGCATTTGGAATTGTTGAAAGTGAAAATTGTGATAGTTATGAATGGTTCTTAACCAATTCGAAGGGTATTATTCGTGAAGATCGTCCACTGACCATCATATCAGATCGTGGAATTGGCCTTTTGAAGCATGTGCCTGTAGTCTTCCCAAAGGCTTTCCATTCCTACTGTTTGTACCATATGAAAGGAAATATTCCTGTTCCAAAGGGCAAGAGCAGACAAACTGCAGTCAAGTTATTCGAAGAGTGCTACACTGCATTAACAAAGGAAAAATTTTATGTTGTTGCGAAGAGTATGAGTAATCTAAAGTTGGATTCAGTGGTTgcttggatgatgaagattccattTGAGAATTGGGCTGCTCATGCATTTCTAGGAGAAAGGTGGGGTGAGAACACATCTAATATTGTTGAGAGTTTTAACAACGTCATTAAGCATGATAAGCCGCTTCCAGCACTTGAGCTTGTTGATGTTATTTGTGCTAAAGTGATGGAGCAGAATTACAAGAGGTTAGTGGAGTCTAACAAGTGGACTACAAGGATCACTCCTCTTATGAAAGACAGGTTTAACAGAAGGATAAACGACTGTCGTTCATACAAGTTTCGGAGAACAAGTGAGAAG ATTGGAAATGATGAACCGTACAACTACATCAGCCCTTACTATACTTCTGACTACTATAGAAGGTTGTACTCTCGACCCATTTATCCTATTCCTGACTCTGAGAAGCTACCTGGAATTAATGAAAAGGGGTATATTTTTCCTCTCATCGGTGGTCGAGAACAAGCTGGAAGACCTAAAGGTGTTAGGTATAGGGGTTCTCGTGAAAAGGTGCGAAAGAAGAGGAAGTGTGGCCAGTGTGGGATGCTGACCTTTCACAACCGTCGAACATGTCGCGGATCTCCTTTGGCTCCTCGTGCACCAACGTTTCGTAAGGAGTCTCATTCCATGATTATCAACTTCTTGAAGAGGATGTTGTTCTGA